From a single Candidatus Auribacterota bacterium genomic region:
- a CDS encoding GvpL/GvpF family gas vesicle protein, giving the protein MKREGKYIYGIIESDKELYFEQPGIEGGEQVYTIPHMDIAAVVSNSELYDYNALIKDEVARRLIHHQQVLESVMRRFAVIPMRVGTYAESMSEAQDVLARGYELAREVFKKIADKVEIDVAVTWSDFNALLKETGGRKEVQDIKAKVLASSNGVTPQDQMTVGLIVKKALDEQRKACAAAIHHELTAVSCGFRDHELMDDTMVMNSAFLVSRENREIFDAKVDKLNARFEEKLNFRRIGPLPPYSFFTLEVKKLGSDEVNWARRIFSLGDTATRADIKKIRQKLAFSSHPDTNPDGTDMEKVFDDLTRAWKILEEYARASEQGGDSENLSFKASDIRRSAILVRLRE; this is encoded by the coding sequence ATGAAGCGGGAGGGCAAATATATCTATGGGATTATTGAATCTGATAAGGAGCTTTACTTCGAGCAGCCCGGGATTGAAGGAGGGGAACAGGTGTACACCATCCCCCATATGGATATCGCTGCGGTGGTGAGCAACTCCGAGCTGTACGACTACAACGCGCTGATAAAAGACGAAGTCGCGCGGCGACTAATACATCATCAGCAGGTGCTCGAGAGCGTGATGCGGCGATTCGCGGTTATCCCGATGAGAGTGGGGACCTATGCGGAGAGCATGAGCGAAGCGCAGGATGTTCTCGCCCGGGGGTATGAGTTGGCGCGGGAGGTATTTAAGAAAATCGCCGATAAGGTGGAGATTGACGTCGCGGTGACCTGGAGTGATTTTAACGCGTTGCTTAAAGAGACCGGGGGGAGGAAAGAGGTTCAGGATATCAAGGCAAAGGTCCTCGCGAGTTCAAACGGGGTGACTCCCCAGGATCAGATGACGGTAGGGCTTATTGTTAAAAAGGCGCTGGATGAACAGAGAAAAGCGTGCGCGGCGGCTATTCACCATGAGCTTACAGCGGTGAGCTGTGGGTTCAGGGACCACGAGCTCATGGATGACACGATGGTGATGAACAGCGCGTTCCTCGTCTCGCGTGAGAATCGAGAGATATTCGATGCGAAGGTGGATAAGCTCAATGCCCGGTTTGAGGAGAAGCTGAATTTTCGGCGCATCGGACCGCTCCCCCCGTACAGTTTCTTCACGCTTGAGGTGAAAAAACTGGGGAGCGACGAGGTCAATTGGGCGAGGCGGATTTTTAGTCTGGGCGACACGGCCACACGGGCGGATATCAAGAAGATTCGTCAGAAATTAGCGTTCTCATCGCATCCGGACACTAATCCTGACGGAACCGATATGGAGAAGGTGTTTGATGATCTCACCAGAGCGTGGAAGATTCTCGAAGAGTACGCCCGGGCGTCGGAGCAGGGAGGGGACAGTGAGAACCTGTCATTTAAGGCGAGCGATATACGGAGAAGCGCGATCCTCGTCAGACTGAGGGAGTGA
- a CDS encoding gas vesicle protein, with amino-acid sequence MVDKVVIKSRDVTLLEVLDRVLNKGVVISGDIVISVADVDLVYLGLKVLLSSVETMEKLRGTPFAGGQEEPT; translated from the coding sequence ATGGTAGATAAAGTCGTAATAAAATCAAGGGACGTCACGCTCCTCGAGGTTCTCGACCGGGTGTTGAACAAGGGCGTGGTGATCAGCGGCGATATAGTTATATCGGTGGCTGATGTGGACCTTGTTTACCTGGGATTGAAGGTGTTGCTGAGTTCGGTCGAGACCATGGAGAAGCTGCGAGGGACGCCGTTTGCGGGGGGACAGGAAGAGCCGACATAG
- a CDS encoding GvpL/GvpF family gas vesicle protein, which yields MEKEGKYIYCIIGTKQERNFGAIGIGGRGDEILTIGYENLSMVVSNHPMTRFVVNRDNMLAHEKVIEEVMKEFDGVLPVRFGTVAEDADEIRNLLDRRYREFKHALRDMDHKVELGVKGLWKDMDVIYREIGEKNKEIKQLKETLRKSKGNGGIEERVELGKMVEQALAKKKRQEAERVVDALRRTAYDHKLNNTTDDRMFINAAFLVDKGREKEFDNIMDDLGRKYKDRMTFMYAGPLPVFNFVNIVIYQEEWEK from the coding sequence ATGGAAAAAGAAGGCAAATACATCTATTGCATCATCGGGACAAAGCAGGAGAGAAATTTCGGAGCTATCGGCATAGGCGGGAGAGGCGACGAGATTCTCACGATCGGCTATGAGAACCTCAGCATGGTGGTGAGCAATCATCCCATGACGCGGTTTGTGGTCAATCGCGACAATATGCTCGCGCACGAGAAGGTGATCGAGGAAGTGATGAAGGAGTTCGACGGCGTGCTCCCGGTGCGCTTCGGCACCGTCGCGGAGGACGCCGATGAGATACGCAACCTGCTCGATAGAAGATACAGGGAGTTCAAACATGCCTTAAGGGATATGGATCACAAGGTCGAGCTTGGCGTCAAGGGGCTGTGGAAGGATATGGATGTCATATACCGGGAGATCGGCGAAAAGAACAAGGAGATCAAGCAACTCAAGGAGACCCTGCGGAAATCGAAGGGCAATGGGGGTATTGAGGAGCGGGTCGAGCTGGGCAAGATGGTTGAGCAGGCGCTGGCCAAAAAGAAGCGGCAGGAGGCGGAGAGGGTGGTGGACGCGCTGCGGCGAACTGCTTACGACCATAAGCTCAATAATACCACTGACGACAGGATGTTCATCAATGCCGCCTTCCTGGTGGACAAGGGGCGGGAGAAGGAATTTGACAATATCATGGATGACCTGGGCAGGAAATACAAAGATAGAATGACGTTCATGTACGCCGGGCCGCTGCCGGTGTTCAACTTTGTGAATATCGTCATCTACCAGGAAGAATGGGAAAAATAG
- a CDS encoding four helix bundle protein: protein MTNDKQMTIGRKFDIYDRALEFAARVARLISRLDKSQALIEYGKQVIRASGSIGANMEEADGALTRKDFVNKMGIARREARESRHWLRLIKKVDLVREPEDRGELDWQLGEAEELLLILSSIINKTLKSG from the coding sequence ATGACAAATGATAAACAAATGACAATAGGAAGAAAATTTGACATTTATGATAGAGCCCTGGAGTTTGCAGCGAGGGTTGCGAGGCTGATAAGCAGGTTGGACAAAAGCCAGGCTTTGATAGAGTACGGGAAGCAGGTAATCAGGGCAAGCGGTTCGATCGGCGCGAATATGGAAGAAGCGGATGGAGCTCTTACGAGGAAAGATTTTGTGAACAAAATGGGAATTGCCAGGAGGGAGGCGCGAGAGTCAAGACACTGGCTGCGCTTGATAAAAAAGGTGGATTTGGTGAGGGAGCCGGAGGATAGAGGAGAACTTGATTGGCAGTTAGGTGAGGCAGAAGAATTATTGCTTATCCTGAGCAGCATTATAAATAAGACTCTAAAAAGTGGTTGA
- a CDS encoding ArsA family ATPase, protein MPLTGLNNDALKLILFGGKGGVGKTTCASSTGFYLAGQYKTLLISTDPAHSLSDCFGQSIGDAVTGIDGVQNLSAIEVSADKALCRFKAEYGDEIRWILDSSTYLDKADIDSVFALSIPGIDEVMGFKTILDLVEEGKFDKYIVDTAPTGHALRLLTLPGILDDWIKVVAKMRWKYHRVVEAFSGRAKPDRADEFLVEMKKVVKRIEGLLRDGQGCQFIVVTIPEEMAIAETERLVNSLRVAGINVRQMVVNNVVRSSDCDFCRERRKGQERYIKMIKEKFGAFEITLVPLQPVEVRGIESLDNFRHLLFGA, encoded by the coding sequence ATGCCACTCACAGGATTAAATAATGACGCGCTAAAGCTGATTTTATTCGGCGGAAAGGGCGGGGTGGGAAAAACGACCTGTGCATCCAGCACAGGTTTTTATTTGGCCGGGCAATACAAGACATTGCTTATTTCCACCGATCCCGCCCATTCCCTTTCCGACTGTTTCGGCCAGAGCATCGGGGATGCCGTAACCGGGATTGACGGTGTTCAGAACCTGAGCGCGATTGAAGTAAGCGCGGACAAGGCGCTCTGCCGGTTCAAGGCGGAGTACGGGGATGAGATACGATGGATTCTCGACAGCTCGACCTATCTTGACAAGGCCGACATAGATTCCGTGTTCGCGCTCTCTATTCCGGGTATAGACGAGGTGATGGGGTTCAAAACGATCCTCGACCTTGTGGAGGAGGGGAAATTCGACAAGTATATCGTTGACACCGCGCCCACCGGACACGCCTTGAGGTTGTTGACGCTGCCCGGCATTCTCGATGACTGGATCAAGGTGGTCGCGAAGATGCGGTGGAAGTATCATCGAGTGGTTGAAGCCTTTTCGGGGCGGGCGAAGCCTGACAGGGCAGATGAGTTCCTCGTCGAAATGAAGAAGGTGGTAAAGCGGATCGAGGGTTTGCTCCGCGATGGTCAAGGCTGCCAATTCATCGTGGTGACCATTCCGGAGGAGATGGCGATCGCGGAAACGGAACGGCTGGTGAACAGCCTGCGCGTGGCGGGAATCAACGTAAGACAGATGGTGGTCAATAATGTGGTGAGGTCGAGCGACTGCGATTTCTGCAGGGAGCGGAGGAAGGGGCAGGAAAGATACATCAAAATGATAAAGGAAAAGTTCGGCGCATTTGAGATTACCCTGGTGCCGTTGCAGCCCGTGGAGGTGAGGGGAATCGAGTCGTTGGATAATTTCAGGCATTTGCTGTTTGGCGCGTAG
- a CDS encoding gas vesicle protein K, with protein sequence MKRKVETDSPELFMNELDKIQDALPKKIDANPKNVEKGLAKLVLTLVELIRKLLEKQALRRIEGGSLTDEQIEQVGETLMKLENKIKELKGIFGLKDEELNINLGPLGDLM encoded by the coding sequence ATGAAGCGCAAAGTCGAGACTGATTCACCTGAGTTGTTTATGAACGAGCTTGATAAAATACAGGACGCCCTTCCCAAAAAAATTGACGCGAACCCAAAGAACGTGGAGAAGGGATTGGCGAAGCTGGTGCTCACGCTGGTAGAATTGATCAGAAAGCTGCTTGAAAAACAGGCGCTGCGGCGGATAGAAGGGGGCAGCCTGACGGACGAACAGATTGAGCAGGTTGGCGAGACCCTGATGAAGTTGGAGAACAAGATAAAGGAGCTCAAAGGGATTTTTGGGCTCAAGGATGAGGAGCTCAACATAAACCTGGGGCCGTTGGGAGACCTAATGTGA
- a CDS encoding GvpL/GvpF family gas vesicle protein: MSDAESGEKGLIYLYCVTDREPAPGHVAGIAKAPVVVCHHGLYAVVSAVTGEEFGEEGLKKHLSDFEWVKVKANIHNKVIEGVMEAGAVVPFKLGTVFKTDANLRGWLEKYEEELKDLLSELDGKEEWGLKLYCDIGKLRAFLGTQDKEVAQMDKEIGASSAGKGFLLKKKRDELLDVLVDKKLNEYGQEMYDRLCALSMRARINKLLPREVTERNDDMILNAAFLVDKNELGGFINATNDFKDRFSSSGLSFDCTGPWPPYNFCALSEKQHGR, translated from the coding sequence ATGAGCGATGCGGAAAGTGGCGAGAAAGGTCTTATCTACCTGTATTGTGTGACCGACAGGGAGCCTGCGCCAGGCCATGTGGCGGGGATCGCGAAGGCCCCGGTCGTGGTGTGTCATCACGGTCTTTACGCCGTGGTGAGCGCGGTGACAGGGGAGGAGTTTGGAGAAGAGGGGCTGAAAAAGCATCTCTCTGATTTCGAGTGGGTCAAAGTAAAGGCGAATATTCATAACAAGGTAATCGAGGGAGTTATGGAAGCCGGCGCGGTAGTCCCGTTCAAATTGGGAACTGTTTTTAAAACTGATGCGAACCTCCGGGGCTGGTTGGAGAAATACGAGGAAGAACTGAAGGATTTGTTGAGCGAACTCGACGGAAAAGAGGAGTGGGGGCTGAAGCTCTATTGCGATATCGGTAAATTACGGGCATTTCTCGGGACACAGGATAAAGAGGTCGCGCAAATGGATAAAGAGATCGGCGCTTCCTCGGCTGGGAAGGGCTTTCTGTTGAAAAAGAAAAGGGATGAGTTGCTCGATGTTCTGGTTGATAAAAAGCTGAACGAGTATGGTCAGGAGATGTATGACAGGCTGTGCGCATTGAGCATGCGCGCGCGCATAAACAAGCTGCTTCCGCGGGAAGTTACCGAGAGGAACGATGATATGATCCTGAATGCCGCCTTCCTCGTGGACAAGAATGAGCTGGGCGGTTTTATCAATGCGACAAATGATTTCAAAGATAGGTTCTCTTCTTCCGGTCTTTCATTTGACTGTACCGGGCCATGGCCGCCGTATAACTTCTGCGCGTTGTCGGAGAAACAGCATGGTAGATAA
- a CDS encoding CDC48 family AAA ATPase, whose protein sequence is MLKVKEALSKDVGRSIARIDPDDMKKLGVEVGEIIEVEGKRKTPAKAMPCYAPDRGMKIIQMDGILRENAQVGLDDRVKIHKVESKPARSVTLSPLTMSGLADREKDSKYIGSLIDGLPVMVGDRIRAVLFGTRSCDFKVLDTSPDGVVVLSTATMIRIKTKEAPEKGPAKVSYEDIGGLGTQVQRIREMVELPLRYPEVFERLGIDAPKGVFLHGPPGCGKTLIARAVAHETDAYFTSMSGPECMGKFYGESEGRIRSLFEEAKAHAPAIIFIDEIESIAPKREDMGAEKQVERRVVAQLLALMDGLESRGHVVVMAATNVPNIVDPALRRPGRFDREIAIPIPDKNGRLEILHIHTRGMPLAQDVSVEKLAGITHGFVGADLEALAREAAMSALRKILPKIDFEMADIPYETLMKLEVTMDDFLEAMKEVEPSAIREVFVEVPDVTWEDVGGLDTIKEELKEAVEWPLKYSEIFKKTNTSPPKGILLYGAPGTGKTLLAKAVANESGVNFISVKGPSLISKYVGESERGIREIFKKAKQASPTILFFDEIDSIVPLRGSSSTDAHVTERVISQFLTEMDGIEELKGVLVLGATNRLDLVDPALLRSGRFDLLLELPIPDEAARGKIFKIHVKNKPLAPDIDIRKLARDTGGKSGSDIELICRKAAMIAIREFIERKPKGKDSPTIEKRHFEEAMKLVESARNSRSPAGHKA, encoded by the coding sequence ATGCTAAAAGTGAAAGAGGCTTTATCCAAGGATGTCGGGAGGTCTATCGCGAGAATAGATCCCGATGACATGAAGAAGCTCGGCGTTGAAGTGGGGGAGATCATCGAGGTTGAAGGGAAACGGAAGACGCCGGCAAAGGCGATGCCCTGTTACGCCCCGGATCGCGGCATGAAGATCATTCAGATGGACGGGATCTTACGCGAGAACGCGCAGGTGGGGCTCGATGACCGGGTAAAGATACATAAGGTGGAATCGAAACCCGCGCGGAGCGTGACGCTTTCCCCGTTGACCATGTCGGGCCTGGCGGACCGGGAGAAGGACAGCAAGTATATCGGGTCGCTCATTGACGGGCTTCCGGTGATGGTGGGCGACCGGATACGGGCGGTGCTCTTCGGCACGAGATCGTGCGATTTCAAGGTGCTCGACACGAGTCCCGATGGCGTGGTGGTGTTGAGCACCGCCACGATGATACGGATCAAGACCAAGGAGGCGCCGGAGAAGGGGCCCGCGAAGGTCTCGTACGAGGATATCGGCGGTCTCGGCACGCAGGTCCAGCGCATCAGGGAGATGGTGGAGCTGCCGCTGCGCTATCCCGAGGTATTCGAGCGGCTCGGCATCGACGCCCCCAAGGGCGTGTTCCTCCACGGGCCGCCGGGGTGCGGCAAGACATTGATCGCGCGCGCGGTGGCGCACGAGACGGACGCGTACTTTACCAGCATGAGCGGGCCTGAGTGCATGGGAAAATTTTACGGGGAATCGGAAGGGCGCATCCGGTCCCTCTTTGAGGAGGCCAAGGCGCATGCCCCCGCAATCATATTCATTGATGAGATCGAATCAATCGCTCCCAAGAGAGAAGATATGGGGGCTGAGAAACAGGTTGAGCGACGGGTGGTGGCCCAGCTCCTGGCGCTCATGGACGGATTGGAGTCACGGGGGCATGTGGTCGTCATGGCCGCGACCAACGTCCCCAATATAGTGGATCCGGCGCTGCGGCGGCCGGGGCGCTTCGACCGGGAGATAGCCATTCCCATCCCGGACAAAAACGGCAGGCTTGAGATACTTCATATCCACACGAGGGGCATGCCCCTGGCGCAGGACGTGAGCGTGGAGAAACTCGCGGGGATCACCCACGGTTTCGTGGGCGCCGATCTCGAGGCGCTTGCGCGGGAAGCGGCGATGTCGGCGTTGCGGAAGATCCTCCCGAAGATAGACTTTGAAATGGCCGATATCCCCTACGAGACGCTCATGAAGCTCGAGGTGACGATGGATGATTTCCTGGAAGCGATGAAGGAGGTCGAACCATCGGCCATACGAGAGGTGTTCGTGGAGGTGCCGGATGTCACATGGGAGGATGTGGGCGGGTTGGATACTATCAAGGAGGAGTTGAAAGAGGCGGTTGAGTGGCCGTTGAAGTACTCGGAGATATTTAAAAAGACAAACACCTCGCCTCCGAAGGGAATCCTCCTGTACGGAGCCCCGGGGACGGGGAAAACCCTCCTCGCGAAGGCGGTGGCAAACGAGAGCGGCGTGAACTTCATCTCGGTGAAAGGGCCCTCCCTCATATCAAAATACGTCGGGGAGAGCGAGCGGGGCATCCGGGAGATCTTCAAGAAGGCGAAACAGGCGTCTCCCACCATCCTTTTCTTTGACGAGATCGACAGCATTGTGCCCCTCCGGGGGTCGAGTTCCACTGACGCCCATGTGACGGAGCGGGTGATAAGCCAGTTTCTGACGGAAATGGACGGGATAGAGGAGCTCAAGGGCGTGCTGGTGCTGGGGGCGACCAACAGGCTGGACCTTGTTGACCCGGCGCTGCTCAGGAGCGGCAGATTTGATCTGCTCCTCGAGCTGCCGATCCCCGACGAAGCGGCGCGGGGAAAGATATTCAAGATCCATGTCAAAAACAAACCCCTCGCCCCGGACATTGATATAAGGAAGCTGGCCAGGGACACCGGGGGCAAGTCGGGGTCTGATATCGAGCTTATATGCCGCAAGGCGGCGATGATTGCCATACGGGAGTTTATCGAACGAAAACCGAAGGGGAAGGACTCGCCCACCATTGAGAAGAGGCATTTCGAAGAAGCGATGAAGTTGGTCGAGAGCGCGCGGAATTCGCGGTCGCCGGCCGGCCACAAGGCTTGA
- a CDS encoding GvpL/GvpF family gas vesicle protein, whose protein sequence is MGFKVIYTYCVIDSGDKLKGRIKGLDGAIIYNIPHRDIGLISSEIGRGITDTGKTDVLRHEEVVEREMGNYVVLPMRFNTVFNTRDDAVCILKKHYGEFKENINRLRDKVEFGVRVIWPGEVIKENIAHAHKGSTAGSGASGDTPAKRYMKEKLAEHEIEKAFEKEAEQHILALESVLKDCISEKKVEKLKSCDLLLDANYLVKKGAAGDFREAFEHFKKEHSDFKYLFSGPWPPYNFVRVKIPPHPPF, encoded by the coding sequence TTGGGATTTAAAGTGATCTACACCTATTGCGTGATAGATTCCGGTGATAAGCTCAAAGGCCGGATAAAGGGTCTGGATGGCGCGATTATCTATAATATTCCCCATCGCGATATCGGTTTAATTTCGAGCGAAATAGGGAGGGGAATAACGGATACAGGTAAAACGGATGTCCTCAGGCACGAAGAGGTGGTGGAAAGAGAAATGGGTAATTATGTCGTCCTGCCCATGAGATTCAACACGGTCTTCAATACAAGGGATGATGCTGTGTGCATTCTTAAAAAACACTACGGTGAATTCAAGGAAAATATCAACAGGCTCAGGGACAAGGTGGAATTCGGCGTCAGGGTTATCTGGCCGGGGGAAGTGATAAAAGAAAACATCGCGCACGCGCATAAGGGTTCAACGGCCGGGTCAGGCGCGTCGGGAGACACTCCGGCAAAAAGGTACATGAAGGAGAAGCTGGCGGAACATGAAATAGAGAAGGCATTTGAAAAGGAAGCTGAACAACATATCCTTGCCCTGGAGAGTGTGTTAAAAGACTGCATTTCAGAAAAGAAGGTGGAGAAGCTTAAAAGCTGCGATCTGCTTCTTGACGCGAATTATCTTGTAAAAAAAGGAGCGGCGGGAGATTTCCGGGAAGCGTTTGAGCATTTTAAAAAAGAACACAGTGATTTTAAATATTTATTCAGCGGCCCTTGGCCTCCGTATAATTTTGTGAGAGTGAAAATCCCCCCTCATCCGCCCTTTTAA
- a CDS encoding gas vesicle protein GvpG: MFLIDDILLSPLKMIVWLGRKIDEVAQKEFSDEGRIKEKLMELQLRFELDEINEEEYNRQEKELLERLDAARGK, translated from the coding sequence ATGTTCCTTATCGACGATATACTTCTCTCTCCTCTCAAGATGATTGTCTGGCTCGGGAGGAAGATCGACGAGGTCGCGCAGAAGGAGTTCTCCGATGAGGGGAGGATAAAGGAGAAACTGATGGAGTTGCAGCTCAGGTTCGAGCTGGACGAGATAAATGAGGAGGAGTACAACAGACAGGAGAAGGAGTTGCTGGAACGATTGGACGCGGCGAGAGGGAAGTAA
- a CDS encoding GvpL/GvpF family gas vesicle protein gives MKEGKYIYCIIAAGEPDAFGPVGIGGRGDEVRSFGVNDVAAVVSNSPVKEYRISRENTIAHERAIEEVMKHHTVLPVRFCTIAESEDKVRRILEKEHDRFAQMLRQMEGKKELGLKAVFKEEFIYPSILEKYEHIRRTKEKIATLPADKTHYQRMEIGRMVEEALGKEREAYREKIMEFLTPVALETKTNATYGERMILNAAFLVEEKREEEFDRAVEGLVEKYGEAVKFKYVGTLPPFNFVNLVIKTDKY, from the coding sequence GTGAAAGAGGGTAAGTATATCTATTGTATAATCGCGGCTGGAGAGCCCGATGCCTTCGGCCCTGTCGGGATCGGCGGCAGGGGGGATGAGGTGCGGAGCTTCGGCGTCAATGACGTCGCCGCCGTGGTCAGCAATTCCCCGGTCAAGGAATACAGGATATCGCGGGAAAACACGATCGCACATGAGCGCGCGATCGAAGAGGTAATGAAGCATCACACGGTGCTGCCCGTCAGGTTCTGCACCATCGCGGAGAGCGAGGACAAGGTGCGGAGGATACTGGAGAAGGAGCACGACCGATTCGCGCAGATGTTGCGGCAGATGGAGGGGAAAAAGGAGCTCGGTCTCAAGGCGGTGTTCAAGGAAGAATTTATTTATCCGTCCATTCTGGAAAAATATGAGCATATACGGCGGACCAAGGAGAAGATCGCGACGCTGCCGGCGGATAAAACCCATTATCAGCGCATGGAAATAGGCAGGATGGTTGAGGAGGCGCTCGGGAAGGAGCGGGAGGCATATCGCGAGAAGATAATGGAATTTCTCACACCCGTCGCGCTGGAGACCAAGACCAATGCCACGTATGGGGAGCGGATGATCCTGAATGCGGCCTTCCTGGTTGAGGAAAAACGCGAAGAGGAGTTTGATAGGGCGGTCGAAGGGCTTGTGGAAAAATATGGCGAGGCTGTTAAGTTTAAATATGTGGGCACGCTCCCGCCGTTCAATTTCGTGAATCTGGTGATAAAGACAGACAAGTACTAA
- a CDS encoding gas vesicle protein: MATIQEAGKAVSEFLKKALSAKEAKVIKVARVSDGWETEAEVYEESAFMKSIGLPVKVQDRNIYKVKLSADLEVQSYGRKEEEESSE; encoded by the coding sequence ATGGCAACCATTCAGGAAGCGGGGAAAGCGGTCAGCGAATTTTTAAAGAAAGCGCTCAGCGCGAAAGAAGCCAAGGTCATTAAGGTTGCCCGGGTGAGCGACGGGTGGGAGACCGAGGCGGAGGTGTATGAGGAGAGCGCCTTTATGAAATCCATCGGGCTCCCGGTCAAGGTGCAGGACAGGAACATTTATAAGGTCAAGCTCAGCGCCGACCTGGAAGTGCAGTCGTACGGACGTAAAGAGGAGGAAGAGTCATCCGAATGA